One Dyella humicola genomic window, GCACCAAGCCGCACGTCAACGTCGGCACGATTGGTCACGTGGACCACGGCAAGACGACGCTGACGGCCGCGCTGACGAAGGTTGGCGCCGAGCGTTTCGGTGGCG contains:
- a CDS encoding GTP-binding protein encodes the protein MAKGKFERTKPHVNVGTIGHVDHGKTTLTAALTKVGAERFGG